One genomic segment of Trichoplusia ni isolate ovarian cell line Hi5 chromosome 5, tn1, whole genome shotgun sequence includes these proteins:
- the LOC113494394 gene encoding myrosinase 1-like: protein MSWCSAVVFSAVLAVSWGAEDLSFPPGFKFGAATAAYQVEGAWNASDKGESIWDRFVHEDPGRIFNQNNGDIACDSYNQVEKDIEIAAELGLHYYRFSLAWSRILPTGFPNQISKEGADYYNRLIDGLLAKGIEPFITLYHWDLPQPLQDLGGWANPLIADWFEDYARVVYTLYGDRVKLWVTLNEPVVTCDLCYIMGIFAPGIVSPDVGTYLCNKHAMLAHAKAWRVYDEEFKPKYHGRVSIANHLLWFEPLTEADTELADLARQHLAGRYCHPIYSKEGGWPASIEKLLEKNSRDRGYNRSILPTFTQEEKELVRGTYDFFAFNHYTSRKIRWAKEGETFSQWPLGDAEELNGKIEIPEHWTPAAASWFFVNPDGIRQQLLWLKEQYGDFEFMITENGMATFGGLEDHDRINFYREYLKQILIAIKEDGLNITHYTAWTLLDNFEWSDGYNVKFGFYEVDFEDPLRTRRPRLSAHWYKKVIQEHSLDVTNDEL from the exons ATGAGTTGGTGTAGTGCGGTGGTCTTCAG TGCTGTGTTAGCGGTGTCATGGGGTGCCGAGGACCTGAGCTTCCCTCCAGGGTTCAAGTTCGGAGCTGCCACCGCTGCCTACCAAGTTGAAGGAGCATGGAACGCTAGTG ATAAGGGCGAAAGCATTTGGGACCGCTTCGTCCACGAGGATCCAGGAAGAATCTTTAACCAGAACAATGGGGACATCGCCTGCGACTCTTATAACCAAGTGGAGAAAGACATCGAGATAGCTGCTGAGTTGGGACTGCATTACTATCG ATTTTCTTTGGCCTGGAGTCGTATTCTGCCCACTGGTTTCCCGAACCAAATCAGTAAGGAGGGAGCAGACTACTACAATCGCTTGATCGACGGTCTTCTGGCGAAGGGCATCGAACCCTTCATCACTCTCTACCACTGGGACTTGCCGCAGCCACTGCAGGATCTTG GTGGTTGGGCTAACCCCCTCATTGCCGACTGGTTCGAAGACTACGCGAGGGTTGTCTACACGTTGTACGGCGACCGCGTGAAGCTCTGGGTCACTCTCAACGAACCTGTCGTGACCTGTGACCTCTGCTATATCATGGGAATATTTGCTCCTGGCATTGTGAGCCCCGATGTGGGAACATATCTTTGTAATAAGCACGCTATGTTGGCTCACGCTAAGGCCTGGAGGGTCTATGATGAAGAGTTCAAACCGAAATATCATG GCAGAGTGTCAATCGCGAACCATCTTCTCTGGTTTGAACCTCTTACGGAAGCTGATACGGAATTAGCTGATCTAGCTCGGCAGCACTTG GCAGGCAGATACTGTCATCCAATTTACTCCAAAGAGGGAGGCTGGCCAGCAAGCATTGAGAAGCTGTTAGAGAAAAACAGTCGGGACAGAGGATATAATAGATCTATATTACCAACTTTTACCCAAGAAGAGAAGGAATTAGTTAGAG GTACCTACGACTTCTTCGCTTTTAACCATTACACGAGTCGGAAAATCCGTTGGGCGAAGGAGGGTGAAACTTTCTCCCAATGGCCGCTAGGTGACGCTGAAGAACTCAATGGTAAAATAGAGATACCTGAACATTGGACCCCGGCCGCTGCCTCGTGGTTCTTC GTAAATCCTGACGGCATTCGTCAGCAGTTACTTTGGCTCAAGGAACAGTACGGTGACTTCGAGTTTATGATCACCGAGAATGGAATGGCCACCTTTGGAGGACTTGAGGATCACGATAGGATCAACTTTTACAGAGAGTACTTGAAACAG ATCTTAATAGCTATTAAAGAAGATGGATTGAACATCACCCACTACACAGCCTGGACTCTTTTGGACAACTTCGAATGGTCGGATGGCTACAA TGTGAAATTCGGATTCTACGAAGTGGACTTTGAGGAcccgctgcgcacgcgcaggccGCGTCTCTCCGCGCACTGGTACAAGAAAGTCATCCAAGAACACTCCCTTGATGTAACAAATGatgaactataa